TCATTTCTCACGGACTGAGACTGAAATTGCAGACGACTCGTCTCCGGCAGTATGTTATTTGTTTGGGTAGTTTGGGagaccaattttttttaaatctttaaaacactgcagaccttttacattcacacacagctgTATCACACACTACATGAAAGGCAAATGCCAAAAGCATGAGGGGTGCGGCGTCTCACCTGACCGTGTGTGTCTCCTGGTGGTTTCCCCGGCTCAAACCGAACCGCTAACCCAAAGTCACCAACAACCGCTGAGAGATCCGTCTTCAGCATCACATTTTTACTCTTGAAGTCTCtgtgaaagatttttttttttgattaaaatgagatatttagtttatttgagaTTTATAACATCTGAGTGTCCTAACTACACGCAACACGATACGATTCCAGCGAAAAGCAACATCTGTCcacaccatagaccgtaaaaaaatatggacatcatccgtttccgcttggcaaaggtgaagctttcagacggcctgcacggcgctgacatcttgggaccggagttgcgcaagagagcaggaagtacagccgcgatatcaaaagcccacccacactctcacagatgcagaacaattaattatgttggtctgaaataaacagttatggaaatctagaaattataaatttttcggcgcccatgttaatcaatgagtgcattcacaccgggagcaggagcagcgcgtgagcgtcaagcagggcTTTCGACagcgagcctatttttgctgcgctgctgatgctcaattaaagtgaaagcacacttttaatggacaaaataaatatgatttcacacaaaaagtgcttaaaatgcacacaagaagcacgtgtagtgtatttTGAGTGTGTCAGAAAGGAaaacaaagaataaaaaaatctgtacagtccctgacaaaagtcttgtcgcttgtgtacaaattgacctaaagcgccgctgaaatatatttctaatcaagattttttttacaagaaatggctcattttaatcccaccagcttttgtgataatgtttcagtgaaaaactaaactttcaaaaagtattctaatattcacagcttggtaaaggccattgagtcaatttttgcaaagacataagtgttgtcaccttgtcatatgagcttcacctgtgactaataatagatcaattaggtctcaagtgtgtataaaaaagaaccccagtacactagaccttcacatcaactgcagcTAACGAGTAAGTGGCGCTATGGTGAGCTATTTTCAGACCAGTCCCGCGGGCGACTCGTGCGGTCCATGTTGGTGAACCCTGGTGTAACAGTTGGGGAGTTAAACTCACCGGTGTGCAATCGCAGGTTTAGGACCTTCTCCTTTAAACCGCGGCACGTCCTCGTGAAGATACGACAGACCGCAGGCCATGGTTTCGGCAATATGACACAGATCGCTCCAGCTCAAAGCGTTCCCCTTCAGATAGTCCGTCAGCGAACCCTGATCACAGAAGGAGAACACACTCAAAAAACTCAATACTTACACTAGGGTCGCGATACAGCCTCAAAATTATATCACGATATTTCAAGAATATTTTCGATGacgatatagaaaaaaatatatggaaCAAAGTTTGATTGGTTATTGCAGCTGGTAGGCCGCAGCATTTAttattgcaaacaaaatgaaggGCATCGTCCATCCTTTTCAAATGAGCTACTGTCATTGATGagagaatatttaattaataaatctaTAGTCATAAGgtgacagcagcagcattatagtcacacacacacagcacaagtcAAACGAGAGCAAAGTAGCCTTGGTACAAGTTATTAGTGTTGTCACTGGAAATCTTAAGTAAACtataacataacattttagtttaacaataactaaaataatttatgccatggtctgtctgaatattcgattctgattggctagAAGGTGTGCAATAAAATAAAGTCAGATGAATCATCGTTCTATTTTAATGTGCTGTTTTCATTATGAAGCGCAggtgcgtgcacacacacacacacacacacacaccacttgAGAGCGAAGATCTCGCTGCACATTCAGGAGTAACGCCGCCCCACGACTTTCAGCAATAAAATAGCTAAGCTACTGGATCactacattatatttctcagcaaTGATGGGGTTACTCGttatttttaagtaataaacACACATCTGCATTGTTAAGAGAAACGCTGAACAGACTgacagatctctctctctctctcctctctctctctctcgctctctctctctctctctccgctctctcgctctctcgctctttctctctctctctcttctctctttctctctctctctctcctctcttctctctctctctctctctctctctctcgctctttctctctcgctctctctctctcgctctttctctctctctctctctctctctctctcctctctctctctcgctctctctctctcctcgctctctctctctctctctctcttctctctctctctctttctctctctctctctctctctctctctctctctctctctctctctctctctctctctctctctctctctctctctctctctctctctctctctctctcacaataatcaaatcaaataaacaTAATCTTACGCATTACTTTATCTCTGTGTCTGACTCAAAGGATCTAGCCGTAACTGATGAAAATAACCGTACCTTCCGGTCAAATGTTGCGCTGCAAACATCAGTAACAGCTTTAAGTTGTCAATGTTATATCAGTTGTAAAGACGGCTGACATTTTGTAAACAAGTAACTCCTTTTAGGTGCTAAATCGGCATCGGAGGCTGAagctgctcttctctctcagACAGGTGTTGTTGTGCGCGCTAGGGAAAGTAAATGCGGCCTACATCGCTATATCATTGATATCGCGATACTAGGGCTGAGCAATATtcaagaaaaatgcgatatcttgttaaataatgcgatattagatatgctatatgatatcgcaattagtgtgtaaaatcaatttaaattatattaaaaaaaaatacaaaactgagaatgaaaccatttgtgtttcacattctctcTGGGAAAAGTAAGCATCGCTACAAACGTCTGAAAGTGGCCAGCTgtgttttagcaaacatttTATGTCACAAATTGTTCACATTTCGGTGCGTGTCAAACAACGCGAGACTgcaaattattgttttttttgcaaattattgcgtttataactctttttaacatcaagcaagtcatAAGTAACAGTAATGTGCCCAGTTTATGCTCTGCCCAATGTGGgacctaaaacgtacactttccacaatgttgaagtagcctattaaaatcctTACATATGCGAGCCATTGTGATATGTACATTTGTGATATTTagataatttcgatatattgcacaccAATAATCGCTAGCGATATGAATTTTAttatcatgtaaaaatgtataccaGTATGGTATGGCACACCCCCCTAACTTGCATACAGAGTGCTGGGAAGCTTCACAGGGTTACGTTTCGGCCATTCGAGTTTCTAAAGGTCATTTCTGATGCGTTTTTCActctgtgtatgtttgtgttttAAAGTCTGATGAACTTTGACCCCTCACCCTCTCATGAAACTCTGAGATCAGCCAGAACTCGGTCTCCAGGTTGCTTCCGCGTTTCTCCGCAGCGATGTAGCGCAGGAGGTTGTCGTGCTTCATGCCTGGCGTAGAAAAAATATCCCGCTCGTTCTGCCAAGACTGCTTGTCCTGTCGACCCACAGAGAacaaacatcacacacacagatccgAACGGCTCCTAATGTTGTTTTGGAGTTTCCTACaacaggggcctattgcacaaaactaggataagggattaagccgggatatcttggtgatcttgtcatctgtatgcaaaatgtagtacaccgctgtcgtgtaaacgtaccctgaaggcacactcacaccaagaacgatgaCAACAATGAAAGATCCCTGTATATTAGCGGAAAAactgagccaggatcaccaagatatcccggcttaatcccttatcctagttttgtgcaataggcccctggtttGCAGGCATCCAAGGTTAAAACACTTTAATTTGTGTTGCAGCATCAGCTCTTTTCTCAGTCATTCTCTCTAAACCCCGCCTCTCTGAGAGTCTGCtcggctctgattggccagtTGGCCACATAACtcatttgtgtatatatatatatatatatatatataaacaaacacagagctGCCTTGCACCTATATGGTATAAATAGGCAGCATTTTAAGTAaactaatataaaatataaacctGAATGGGgaaatttttaaaattaaaattataaataaatatcttgataattatattaaaatttcttcaatcaaaataaataaaaccataaaaaaaacataacataaataaaatcattaaaataataaattaaaataattataaaaataatacatttaataaaaaccaaagattcattaaattattaaataaatgcattgtaaataaataaaataataataaacaagtaAACGAATAAATCatgtaaaacaaaaatacattaaaaattagaaataaattcatataattctaaaaacaaataacaataaataaatgcatttaaacaaataagtcaaaggtaaaaaaattataaaatcattCAAAGTAAAGAAATAGAATCGCAGTTAATACATTTGCTGTTAATGTTTAGACTACATTTTCATAAATGCATATATAAAgagattatatataaataaataaacatacatcAAATGAATAAATccactaaaaataaataaacaaaggcAGTGAATGCATTTCCGGTCGCTGCTCAGCATTAACATGACTCTTTCTGTGCGCTAGCGTGCGTCTTTACAGTCTATATGAGCAGCAAATAAATCCAGTCTGCACCTGAATGGGGAAAATCTTCACGGCTACATATTCGTTCATCATCTGGGCCTTCCACACGCATCCGAAGCGTCCTCTGGCTTTAATCTCCAGCAGCTGCAGAGGCTTCAGTCCCACCAGCGGTGAAGGAGGAGACAGACCCCCGTCCTGCATTACACATTACAGCATCAGCATCTCCGATCACAGCAATATATGAGCTCACGCATGAACAAAGACATCAGGCAACGCTGTCAATGCACCACTAGGCGGCGCCAGAGAACAGGAAACAACACTCGATAGAGGAAATGAACTGTAGATGCTTACACACATGCTGTGTCCTAATTCGCCTGCTTATACTACGTCCTGAAAGTATgaactctttttgtgaagaaaaagtatacttttgagtgtgtagcagaagagtatgcaagcttcgggactacttcatcatctttaacggactctgtcgcttagttacgagcatcccATAGCCGTTAAACtgacctgtcaatcatcgtcacagttcaaatcctccacattcagtttaatctcctgccgtatcaGAGAAATGTAGctgctcgttgatctgccatgtgtgtgtctttaatgcagactctcctcgtgtgtttgcagtttaaatataatgatgcatttaacgATGCATTTAGTTCACGgcatgtcattacaaaagttcacaaagctgctgcaggtgaaatgtaatgtggacaacactgaataaatatatttttgtcaggttaaatattgatagttggtcactcaaacccctttatctaaacttctcttaaccgtcggactcgcacatccgccatgtttgtagtttttttaacgctttttatccgcatttgtagttctaatcgaatcttCGTCCAGcttgcaatgggttgtgggcaatatcagccgttagagtctgcatcgatccatacttcgaattcggactggaaatagtaaaccatccgggaatactcttttcaacatactacgatttgggacatactaattctattttcgaatactatttagtatggatagtatgcgaattgggacgcagggacacactccgtctgcagtgtgtgcggtgcgtgttgcgtatTAGTGATGCAAAGTCCGATTCATTTCTGCGAATCGGTTCTTCTCGGACAGTTCGCCTCAATGACCCGGTTCACAGGTTCCTGACCTCATCATGCAATGATGTCACTATGCATTTCTTTTATGCTTTGAAATTCATTTCTCTGTGTCATGTTATATAAAGGGAACAttcaaataaagtaataatctGTATACATGCATATTGAAACAATCAAGTAGGCCTAGTTATTTGCGTGAGTGCATTTTCTGCCTTTTATTCACTTAAtggtgtttgtgttgtgttcagTTAATTCATTTATCCTTCGCGTCGGATTCAACTGAAAACCGCGCAACTACAGCACACATTACAGGCACTGATCAATGTCTAAAGTAGCTATCTAGAAAAAATAAACCAGTCTTATAAATTTATACAATATTCTGCATGCATAACCATTTAAAGTAAAATGTATGGTTTTtgcatgttttaataaaatgttatttaataacaGTAGTCTTCATAATAAGCATATTTCCAGTAGTCTGCATGCCTCAGATTCGCATCGTCAACTCAATCAGCCTCGCCTCGGTAATCCTCGGCAAACTTCGACAGATTTTTGAACCGCCTCAATCGGTTCTTGTTCAGTCGGACGTGCTACTTCGGCTTTTACGTCATCAACACAGAACTAAAGTTCGATTCAGTTTGATTGTGAACCGGCTCGACCGGCTACGTGCTGAGAACCGGCTCAAAAGAAAGATTTGTTCAAGAACAATGCGTATGTGGTGCAAGCGCCGCACGgcctgttgtgctttcacatacAGGTCCTACTAaaataattagcatattgtgataaagttcagtcttttccataatgtaatgataaaaattaaactttcatatattttagatttattgcacaccaactgaaatatttcaggtcttttattgttttaatactgatgattttggcatacagctcatgaaaacccgaaaaatgtgttattttggcaagctTGCCTGCTAAAATTGCCATttctgggtctatatatcccataattgaggtcgcttcaacccgcggacatggaaaaccaccagcgggaaaaccgcagacttggcaacacagagcagttgagttctgttgacatttgataactaacgttatgcatcgctccgctgctctgattggttgtaggtctgtccaatcgaggtctttcctggttgggttgaaacacaccccataatcacagcccaatggagcacagactcatattctgactagagctgagtatgaccacgtcaggttAGTAGCTGTCGAGACACTGGGAGCAAATGTGAGAGGAGAGAAGCACCGACCTCGTTGATGTCCACGTGTCCATACGGCGGCTTGCGGTGGCGGTACATCCAGAAGGCCAGCAGCAGAGCCATGGAGAGCATAGAGATGGGCAGCAGAGAGTAAACCAACACATTCAGCAGAGATGGAGTCAGCGGAGGCGGCTCGATGACTGACGGAGAGGGGGGTGGGGGgaacggagagagagagattatttatttgtatttatataatgtttctatttatttatttttattaaagggttagttcacctaaaaatgtaaattgtgtcatTAACTTCTCTCCCtgctgtggttggccagccgtcagacctccgctcatcttcacacacagatgaagatattagtgttgaaatccgatggctcagaaaggccttcattgacaccaatgtcatttcctctctcaagacccataaaggcactaaagacgtcgttacaaagcccatctcactacagcggctctacaatcattgatgaagaggcgaGGATAGTTTCTGTGCGCAAagattcggatcaccaaagtcacgtgatttcagcagtttgactcgcgatccgaatcatgaatcgattcactgattaataacggttcaaagctttgttttgaaatcggccatcactctataagtcgttatttagtgtttttgtgcaCTAAAACTATCCtcgcctcttcatcaatgattgtagagccgctgtagtgagatgggctttgtaacgacgtctttagtgcctttatgggtcttgagagaggaaatgacattggtgtcaatgaaggcctttctgagccatcggatttcaacactaatatcttcatctgtgtctgaagatgaacggaggactgacggctggccaaccacaggaggaattaatgagaGAGTTtgcattttggggtgaattaaccctttaatgttttaatgtatttctttttataattagagaattttatttttaattaattattcattaattggattcatttttgtgtttatatatatatatatatatatatatattttttttattaatttattttttatgcatgttatatgtagacaaaaataaaattttattaattgaatgaatgaataaataattaatttaaacatgtaaatataaaaaaattatgcaaattataaatccataaaatatttttttaaataataataataataataataataatacatttattaaaataaaaataaaataatgaaatgaaatgcaaataaatacattaaaataaatcataaataaacaaaaactaataaataaatgcatttaaatataaataaattaataaaactgaATTATTAACTAAACTAaatctaaacaaataaacaaaataaatgcatgaataaatgaataaataattaatcaaacattaagaataaaaatacattaaaaactataaataaatatattctaaAACAAAAATCAATCTTAATGATTAAATGCATTGAACTAAACGAATGAACAACAAAAGGCTCTCACTTGGTCCGCTGATGTCAGGCAGGTGTGTGAACCTCTCGTTGCAGAAGTTTCCTTCACAGCAGCAGAAGAACACCTGAGGGTTTTCCTCTGTGGCCACACACTCCTGCCTGTGATGACGAGAGAGAAACGACACACTCGTTGAGACGGACCCGAGGgccgcacacacacgcacacacacatatataattcTATTGAAAATGTGTGCTATATTTCTCAATAAAGTTATTAATATTGAtgataaaaatatgtatttctccattaaataataatagtataataaaatacaatgatttaatatatatatatatatatatatatatatatatatatatatatatatatatatatatatatatatatatatatccattgatataaatagttattaatgttattaataaattattgatGATAAAATGTGTTGTTTCTCAATTTCTCCATTTACTCTAAAATGACCTTTAATGACATcataaaatgcaaaataataataaataaatatacgtatacacacacacacacacacactcacactcacacacacacactcacactcacactcacactcacacactcacactcacactcacactcacactcacactcacactcacactcacactcacactcacacacacactcacacacacacacacacacacacacacacaatatttccTGAATCTAAATCTCAATGATGTTTCAAGGTCATGAAAATAATCTCAATAGGTCCAGAAACACTTTATTACCTTTATGCAAAATATGTTTTCTTCTTGTGAAGGTGAAATGTGTTAATTTATGTGAAATATGACAATCAAATCACAACCAAAGGTCAACCAAATCACTGCCACGCACAAAAACACGTTTAACGAGAAAGgctgaaaatgtaaaatgtgttagACAAAACTCAGCCGGAGTGGTGGAGCAATGAGCCCGAGCCTTTGTTTCTATCGGCTGGCGCTCATTGTTTGAGGCGAACAGGAGAGAAAGAGCGAGAGCCGAATGTGCTGATGGAGCGTCTGCTGTCCTAAAGAACACACCACCATCACATCTGCCATATccacaaaaaacataattagATGATATTTCATTGAGTGTGTTTATCGCGTACTTCGGCAGGTTTAGGACAGAGACTCCTAAAGTTATAGATATTCTTCATATTCTCTGTGAGGTGATCGCTTCACAGCAGTGACACAAATCATCTTTTCCAATAAGTAAAAATGATTTTTACCTTTTATGGGTTTGTTTCCCTTTATAAAGCCATTTTTTTCTAACCTAATTAAATGTATACATCATATTTTGGGACAGATTCTTTCATTTAATCAAATCCAGTTAGAAATAATCCACATTATTGGGGTCAAGCACAACAGAAGCAAACAAGGAAGCAGCAGATCAATTGCAAAAATGAGTAAAGACATTTGGAGACGATTTTAAGCAAAACGATTCATTTAaacaactgattcattcaggaacggAGCATTTCAaggagtcattgaatcattcatttaactgattcattcaggaatgaagcatttgagtgagtcattgaatcaatcATTCAACCAAATAATTCAAACAGCTGATTTATTCAGGGAACGAAGCATATGAGTtaatgaatcattcattcaaccaaTTCATTCAGCAATTAAGCATTtgtgtgagtcattgaatcattcattcaaccaaTTCATTCAAACGGCTGAGTTATTCAGGGAATGAAGCatttgagtgagtcattgaatcattcattcaaccgGTTCATTTAaacagctgattcattcaggaacgaaATCATTTGAGTGAGTCAATGAATCATTAATTCAACCGATTTGTATAAATGgttgattcattcaggaacgaagcatttgagtgagtcattgaatcctTCATTCCTCCGATTCATTTAAACCGCAGACTCATTTAGGAACGAAGCATTTGAGGGACTCATTGAATCATTAATTTAACCGATTCATTTAAACAGCTGATTAATTCAGGAACGAAGCATTTGAGTGAGTCAATTAATCATTAATTCAACCAATTTGTTTAaatggctgattcattcaggaacgaagcatttgagtgagtcattgaatcctTCATTCCACCTGAGGGACTCATTGAATCATTAATTTAACCGATTCATTTAAACAGCTTATTCATTCAGGAACGAAGCATTTGagagagtcattgaatcattaattTAACCGATTCATTAATTCAGTCATGAAACACCGCCGTGTGTTACTCAGGGACGCGAAACAGGCaatattgtgtctaaaatgtaagtcacttaatattgtttattgaaAGGAAATACACAATGGAAAAGATCTGATGAATCTTTATGTAACTTTTCTGCATAATCAACTATTCATAAAGCTCTTTCAAAACTGCCAAAGTGCTGTAAGGACAAATACAttgcataataataaaaaaacaactgtAAATCATAATACTCAAAGCCAATAAAGTCTGAAGCTTTGACTTTTACTCCGAAAATGAGGAGATTGTCATAAAACGAGTCGCTATAACTctatgaatgagctgaatgttGCTCGACAGCCTCTGATCCCTGTAGGGAAAATTATCCGTTTCCTTCAGTTCCACTAAAGGAAGAAAGTCGTTCAAGTTTGGAACTATTCtagtaaataatacattataaataacaaataataatgcATTCCAGTGTGAGCAGACCTCAATATCTCCTTCCCCAGATTCAGCACAGCTTCAATCTGTCTCTCTAAAATCCTCATTTATGCGCCGAAATGTGGGGAATTTGAAGCGTTTACCTGAGGCAGTATTTTAAAAGCAAATCCCTGTGGATTAGATAACGCAGGATTGGTGCGGGAATCTTTTTTAAGCAGCGGATCCAGAGACTGGCCCACTTTCTCAAACGCAATCGCACAGATCGTTTTGCCAATAAAGAGATGTTCTggagagccacacacacacacacacacacacacacacacacacacacacacacacacacacacacacacaatgatcaTCTCATTTCTGTAAGATAATTCAAGAGAACTGCCTAAAGCAGGCTGTGTGAAATAATAAcgtaataaaataaagaaatgaaaaagaaattaaagtaatgaaataaaataatgaaatgaaacaaaattaaattacacaaaatgAAATGCAACACAATAAAGAGATGAAATAAAGAAATGAAACAAACcaaaataaagaaatgaaacaaaatgaaacatttgaaaagtaataatgaaaaaagggaaaataaataaataaataaataaataaataattgaaacaaaataatgaaatgaaacaaaatgaaatgaatACAATTCTATGAAattatgaaataataaaataaataataaataaatgaaattaaaaattaaataatacaaatacaattaatgtattaataaaaaaataacgatatatatatatatatatatatatacatataaatataaatacacacacacacgtaatgaggccatccttaaaaatattcttgtttgccgtaacccgaccgaccctgtcaatttagggccgactcaattttttattttttttcccttttagtccgaccgacttgccggttgtaaattggctttaagaccgaccaatttctttttttacttttcaaacaactaatacaacagtaataaaataatatgaattatattttagtaagtattataaatgtataaattgcctg
This DNA window, taken from Pseudorasbora parva isolate DD20220531a chromosome 24, ASM2467924v1, whole genome shotgun sequence, encodes the following:
- the acvr2ba gene encoding LOW QUALITY PROTEIN: activin receptor type-2B (The sequence of the model RefSeq protein was modified relative to this genomic sequence to represent the inferred CDS: inserted 1 base in 1 codon) encodes the protein MFASWLTFALLLGTFCAGPSHGEVETRECLYFNINWEVEKTNRSGVERCEGEKDKRSHCYASWRNSSGSIELVKKGCWLDDFNCYDRQECVATEENPQVFFCCCEGNFCNERFTHLPDISGPIIEPPPLTPSLLNVLVYSLLPISMLSMALLLAFWMYRHRKPPYGHVDINEDGGLSPPSPLVGLKPLQLLEIKARGRFGCVWKAQMMNEYVAVKIFPIQDKQSWQNERDIFSTPGMKHDNLLRYIAAEKRGSNLETEFWLISEFHERGSLTDYLKGNALSWSDLCHIAETMACGLSYLHEDVPRFKGEGPKPAIAHRDFKSKNVMLKTDLSAVVGDFGLAVRFEPGKPPGDTHGQVGTRRYMAPEVLEGAINFQRDAFLRIDMYAMGLVLWELVSRCKASDGPVDEYMLPFEEEIGQHPSLEDLQDVVVHKKMRPVFKDCWLKHSGLAQMCETIEECWDHDAEARLSAGCVEERLSQIRRLTCGSTSDGLLTAVTXLDLPAKESSI